TTTATGTTTGCCTATAAAATGCTAAAATATAGCTATGAAAAGGTTTGATATTATTACAATTTTCCCTCAAATTTTTGAGAGCTATTTTGGCGAGTCCATCGTTAAGCGCGCACGCGAAAAAAAACTGATTGACATCAATATTGTTAATCTTCGCGATTTTACCAATGACAAGCACAATACAGTTGACGATACTCCATTTGGAGGAGGCGCAGGAATGGTGCTTAAAGTGGAGCCGATATATAAAGCCGTAGAGTTCATAAAGCCGAAAGTCAATCCGTCAGCTGGTGGACGAAAGCCGCGAGTAATTATTTTTTCTGCGAAAGGAAAACGATACACTCAAGCGGATGCCGCAAGATTGTCCAAATACGA
The sequence above is a segment of the Parcubacteria group bacterium genome. Coding sequences within it:
- the trmD gene encoding tRNA (guanosine(37)-N1)-methyltransferase TrmD; this translates as MKRFDIITIFPQIFESYFGESIVKRAREKKLIDINIVNLRDFTNDKHNTVDDTPFGGGAGMVLKVEPIYKAVEFIKPKVNPSAGGRKPRVIIFSAKGKRYTQADAARLSKYDSLILICGRYEGVDERVAKNIADEEISIGDYVLTGGEIPAMAVIDSVTRLIPGALGNEESSKDESHSQEGYLEYPQYTRPENFNDWKVPEILLSGNHKEIEKWRKNKSKISN